In Pseudomonas putida, a genomic segment contains:
- a CDS encoding MucB/RseB C-terminal domain-containing protein, translated as MRALPLLSLLLGSCMTVPALAANSSPEASEWLNKLAQAEQKQSYQGSFVYERNGSFSSHDIWHRVQDGKVSERLLQLDGAAQEVVRVDGKVQCVSGALASDLAGAAPSNSAPRVLDPLKLMSWYDLSVAGKSRVADRDAVIVTLTPRDQHRYGFELHLDRRTGLPLRSLMLNDKGQLLERFQMTRLDTDDVPSDADLHASAACKPVERGSQPAGESVVGWRSDWLPPGFELINSSVRRDSERGSTVSSLMYDDGLTRFSVFLEPISGDVGTDTRTQLGPTAAVSRHLNTPKGKVMVTVVGEVPLGTAERVALSMRPQDSQARQ; from the coding sequence ATGCGCGCGCTACCTCTCCTGTCGCTGCTGCTAGGCAGCTGCATGACGGTGCCAGCGTTGGCGGCCAATTCCTCGCCAGAGGCGAGCGAATGGCTGAACAAGCTGGCACAGGCCGAGCAAAAACAGAGTTACCAAGGCTCCTTCGTCTACGAACGTAACGGCAGCTTTTCTTCCCACGATATCTGGCATCGCGTCCAGGACGGCAAGGTCAGCGAGCGGCTCCTGCAGCTCGATGGCGCCGCCCAGGAAGTGGTGCGCGTGGATGGCAAGGTGCAATGCGTGAGCGGGGCGTTGGCCAGTGATCTGGCTGGCGCCGCGCCGTCGAATTCGGCGCCGCGTGTTCTCGATCCCCTCAAGCTGATGAGTTGGTACGACCTGAGCGTAGCCGGCAAGTCCAGGGTGGCCGACCGCGATGCGGTGATCGTCACCCTGACTCCGCGCGACCAGCACCGCTATGGCTTCGAGTTGCACCTCGACCGCCGCACCGGGCTGCCGTTGCGCTCGTTGATGCTCAACGACAAGGGGCAGTTGCTCGAGCGCTTCCAGATGACTCGCCTGGACACCGATGACGTGCCAAGCGATGCCGACCTGCATGCCAGTGCGGCCTGCAAGCCGGTGGAGCGGGGCAGTCAGCCTGCCGGGGAAAGCGTGGTCGGCTGGCGTTCGGACTGGCTGCCGCCGGGTTTCGAGCTGATCAACAGCTCGGTGCGTCGCGACAGCGAGCGCGGTAGCACCGTGAGCAGCTTGATGTACGACGACGGCCTGACCCGGTTCTCGGTGTTCCTCGAGCCCATCAGCGGCGATGTGGGCACTGACACCCGCACCCAGCTTGGCCCGACCGCAGCGGTCTCGCGGCACCTGAATACGCCCAAGGGCAAGGTGATGGTCACCGTGGTGGGCGAGGTACCCTTGGGTACTGCCGAGCGCGTAGCACTGTCGATGCGGCCCCAGGATAGCCAGGCGCGCCAGTAA
- a CDS encoding protein YgfX encodes MSSPSECFQCRWQGSRLLLTAYLSCQALAMLTLWVSALPGWLSLALAATCIVHARWAIPNRIVLTHAHAVTGLRRDAHGWWVFSRALGWQPVRLCRDSVALPGLVVLRYVRAGRWFAQSQCVPADALEAEQHRRLRVRLKFSRRRWAAVTPG; translated from the coding sequence GTGTCCAGCCCAAGTGAATGCTTCCAGTGCCGTTGGCAAGGCTCGCGCCTGCTGCTGACGGCCTACCTGAGCTGCCAGGCCCTGGCGATGCTGACGTTGTGGGTCAGTGCGCTGCCTGGGTGGCTGTCCCTCGCGCTCGCTGCAACCTGCATCGTCCACGCCCGCTGGGCTATCCCCAACCGTATCGTACTCACCCATGCGCACGCCGTGACTGGCCTGCGTCGGGATGCGCATGGCTGGTGGGTATTCAGCCGGGCGCTGGGCTGGCAACCGGTGCGCTTGTGCCGCGACAGCGTGGCGTTACCAGGATTGGTGGTGTTGCGCTACGTCAGGGCCGGGCGCTGGTTTGCCCAAAGCCAGTGCGTGCCGGCCGATGCCCTGGAGGCGGAGCAGCACCGACGCCTGCGGGTCAGGCTGAAATTCAGCCGCAGGCGCTGGGCCGCCGTCACACCGGGCTGA
- the rpoE gene encoding RNA polymerase sigma factor RpoE produces the protein MLTQEEDQQLVERVQRGDRRAFDLLVLKYQHKILGLIVRFVHDTHEAQDVAQEAFIKAYRALGNFRGDSAFYTWLYRIAINTAKNYLVSRGRRPPDSDVSSEDAEFYDGDHGLKDLESPERSLLRDEIEGTVHRTIQQLPEDLRTALTLREFDGLSYEDIASVMQCPVGTVRSRIFRAREAIDKALQPLLQET, from the coding sequence ATGCTAACCCAGGAAGAGGATCAGCAGCTGGTCGAGCGCGTGCAGCGCGGCGATCGGCGAGCGTTCGATCTGTTGGTGCTGAAGTATCAGCACAAGATTCTGGGGTTGATCGTGCGGTTCGTTCACGACACCCACGAAGCCCAGGATGTGGCGCAGGAAGCCTTTATCAAGGCATACCGTGCGCTTGGCAATTTCCGCGGTGACAGCGCGTTTTATACCTGGCTGTACCGCATCGCCATCAACACGGCGAAGAACTACCTGGTGTCCCGTGGAAGACGGCCACCTGACAGTGATGTGAGCTCCGAGGATGCGGAGTTTTACGACGGCGATCATGGTCTCAAGGATCTCGAGTCCCCAGAGCGCTCGTTGTTGCGGGATGAAATCGAAGGCACCGTCCATCGCACCATCCAGCAACTGCCCGAAGACCTGCGCACGGCATTGACCCTGCGTGAGTTCGATGGGTTGAGTTACGAAGACATTGCCAGTGTCATGCAATGTCCGGTGGGTACCGTGCGCTCTCGAATCTTCCGCGCTCGGGAGGCCATAGACAAAGCCCTGCAGCCTCTGTTGCAGGAAACCTGA
- the nadB gene encoding L-aspartate oxidase: MSQQFQHDVLVIGSGAAGLSLALNLPSHLRVAVLSKGDLANGSTFWAQGGVAAVLDDTDTVQSHVEDTLNAGGGLCDEQAVRFTVEHSREAIQWLIEQGVPFTRDDRHSVDDGGFEFHLTREGGHSHRRIIHAADATGAAIFNTLLAKARQRANIELLEQRVAVDLITERRLGLPGERCLGAYVLDRNTGEVDTFGARFTVLATGGAAKVYLYTSNPDGACGDGIAMAWRAGCRVANLEFNQFHPTCLYHPQAKSFLVTEALRGEGALLRLPNGERFMPRFDPREELAPRDIVARAIDHEMKRLGVDCVYLDITHKPADFIKQHFPTVYERCLGFGIDITRQPIPVVPAAHYTCGGVMVDDRGHTDVPGLYAIGETSFTGLHGANRMASNSLLECFVYGRAAAADIQACLDQVQMPKALPCWDASQVTDSDEDVIIAHNWDELRRFMWDYVGIVRTSKRLQRAEHRVRLLLDEIDEFYSNYKVSRDLIELRNLAQVAELMIRSAMQRKESRGLHYTLDYPGMLEEARDTILSPV, encoded by the coding sequence ATGAGCCAACAATTCCAACATGATGTCCTGGTGATCGGCAGCGGTGCAGCCGGTCTCAGCCTGGCACTGAACCTCCCCAGCCACCTGCGCGTCGCGGTCCTGAGCAAGGGCGACCTGGCCAACGGCTCGACCTTCTGGGCCCAGGGCGGCGTCGCCGCGGTGCTGGACGACACCGACACCGTGCAATCACATGTCGAGGACACCCTCAATGCCGGCGGCGGCCTGTGCGACGAGCAGGCGGTGCGCTTCACCGTGGAACACAGCCGCGAGGCGATCCAGTGGCTGATCGAGCAGGGTGTGCCGTTCACCCGTGACGACCGGCACAGCGTCGATGATGGCGGCTTCGAGTTCCACCTCACCCGCGAAGGCGGCCACAGCCACCGGCGCATCATCCATGCCGCCGACGCGACCGGCGCGGCGATCTTCAACACCCTGCTGGCCAAGGCCCGCCAGCGCGCCAACATCGAGCTGCTGGAACAACGCGTGGCCGTCGACCTGATCACCGAGCGGCGCCTGGGCCTGCCGGGCGAGCGCTGCCTCGGGGCCTACGTGCTGGACCGCAACACGGGTGAAGTGGACACCTTCGGCGCACGCTTCACCGTGCTGGCCACCGGTGGCGCAGCCAAGGTCTACCTCTATACCAGCAATCCCGACGGCGCCTGTGGCGATGGCATCGCCATGGCCTGGCGTGCCGGCTGCCGGGTGGCGAACCTTGAGTTCAACCAGTTCCACCCGACCTGCCTGTACCATCCGCAGGCCAAGAGTTTCCTGGTGACCGAGGCCCTGCGCGGCGAAGGCGCGTTGCTGCGCCTGCCCAACGGCGAACGCTTCATGCCGCGTTTCGACCCACGTGAGGAACTGGCGCCACGCGATATCGTCGCACGTGCCATCGACCACGAAATGAAGCGCCTGGGCGTCGATTGCGTGTATCTCGACATCACCCACAAGCCGGCCGACTTCATCAAGCAGCACTTCCCAACGGTCTACGAACGCTGCCTGGGCTTTGGCATCGATATCACCCGCCAGCCGATTCCGGTGGTACCTGCCGCGCACTACACCTGCGGCGGCGTGATGGTCGACGATCGCGGCCACACCGACGTGCCCGGCCTGTATGCGATCGGCGAGACCAGTTTCACCGGCCTGCACGGCGCCAACCGCATGGCCAGCAATTCGCTGCTCGAATGTTTCGTCTACGGCCGCGCTGCCGCCGCCGACATCCAGGCCTGCCTGGACCAGGTCCAGATGCCCAAGGCCTTGCCGTGCTGGGACGCGAGCCAGGTGACCGACTCGGACGAGGACGTGATCATCGCGCACAACTGGGACGAACTGCGGCGCTTCATGTGGGACTACGTGGGTATCGTGCGTACCAGCAAGCGCCTGCAACGCGCCGAGCACCGCGTTCGCCTGCTGCTGGACGAGATCGACGAGTTCTACAGCAACTACAAGGTCAGCCGTGACCTGATCGAACTGCGCAACCTGGCGCAGGTGGCGGAACTGATGATTCGCTCGGCGATGCAGCGCAAGGAAAGCCGTGGGCTGCACTACACCCTGGATTATCCGGGGATGCTCGAGGAAGCCAGGGACACCATTCTCAGCCCGGTGTGA
- the lepA gene encoding translation elongation factor 4 has translation MSDLSHIRNFSIIAHIDHGKSTLADRFIQMCGGLTAREMEAQVLDSMDLERERGITIKAHSVTLNYKAQDGKTYQLNFIDTPGHVDFTYEVSRSLAACEGALLVVDAGQGVEAQSVANCYTAIEQGLEVMPVLNKMDLPQADPDRVKDEIEKIIGIDATDAVACSAKSGMGVDEVLERLVQTIPSPEGDIEAPLQALIIDSWFDNYLGVVSLVRVRHGRVKKGDKILVKSTGKVHLVDSVGVFTPKHTQTADLKAGEVGFIIASIKDIHGAPVGDTLTLSTTPEVEVLPGFKKIQPQVYAGLFPVSSDDFEDFRDALQKLTLNDSSLQYMPESSDALGFGFRCGFLGMLHMEIIQERLEREYDLDLITTAPSVIYEIELKTGETVTVDNPSKLPDVSAVADFREPIVTATILVPQEHLGNVITLCIEKRGVQRDMQFLGSQVQVRYDMPMNEVVLDFFDRLKSTSRGYASLDYHFDRYQSANLVKLDVLINGDKVDALALIVHRDNAAYKGRALTEKMKELIPRQMFDVAIQAAIGGQIIARTTVKALRKNVLAKCYGGDVSRKKKLLEKQKAGKKRMKQVGNVEIPQEAFLAVLRLDS, from the coding sequence GTGAGTGATTTGAGTCATATCCGCAATTTCTCCATCATCGCCCACATCGACCATGGCAAGTCGACGCTGGCCGACCGTTTCATCCAGATGTGCGGTGGCCTGACGGCGCGCGAAATGGAAGCCCAGGTGCTCGACTCCATGGACCTGGAGCGTGAGCGCGGGATCACCATCAAGGCCCACAGCGTCACGCTCAACTACAAGGCGCAGGACGGCAAGACCTACCAGTTGAACTTCATCGATACCCCCGGCCACGTCGACTTCACCTATGAAGTATCGCGTTCGCTGGCGGCCTGTGAAGGCGCGCTGCTGGTGGTGGATGCCGGCCAGGGCGTCGAGGCGCAATCGGTCGCCAACTGCTATACCGCCATCGAGCAAGGCCTCGAGGTGATGCCGGTGCTGAACAAGATGGACCTGCCCCAGGCCGACCCGGACCGCGTCAAGGACGAGATCGAGAAGATCATCGGCATCGACGCCACCGACGCCGTGGCCTGCAGCGCCAAGAGCGGCATGGGCGTCGACGAGGTGCTCGAGCGCCTGGTGCAGACCATCCCGTCCCCTGAGGGCGATATCGAAGCGCCATTGCAGGCGCTGATCATCGACTCCTGGTTCGACAACTACCTGGGCGTCGTTTCCTTGGTGCGCGTGCGTCACGGCCGCGTCAAGAAAGGCGACAAGATCCTGGTCAAGTCCACCGGCAAGGTGCACCTGGTCGACAGCGTCGGTGTGTTCACCCCCAAGCACACCCAGACTGCCGACCTCAAAGCCGGCGAAGTGGGCTTCATCATTGCCAGCATCAAGGACATCCATGGTGCGCCGGTCGGTGACACCCTGACCCTGTCCACGACCCCTGAGGTCGAAGTGCTGCCGGGCTTCAAGAAGATCCAGCCGCAGGTCTACGCAGGCCTGTTCCCGGTCAGCTCCGACGATTTCGAAGATTTCCGCGACGCCTTGCAGAAGCTGACGCTCAACGATTCCTCGTTGCAGTACATGCCGGAAAGCTCCGACGCCCTGGGCTTCGGCTTCCGTTGCGGCTTCCTCGGCATGCTGCACATGGAGATCATCCAGGAGCGCCTTGAGCGCGAGTACGACCTGGACCTGATCACCACCGCGCCAAGCGTGATCTACGAGATCGAGCTCAAGACCGGCGAGACCGTCACCGTCGACAACCCGTCGAAGCTGCCTGACGTCTCGGCCGTGGCCGATTTCCGCGAGCCGATCGTCACTGCGACCATCCTCGTGCCGCAGGAGCACCTGGGCAACGTCATCACCCTGTGCATCGAGAAACGTGGCGTGCAGCGCGACATGCAGTTCCTCGGCAGCCAGGTGCAGGTGCGCTACGACATGCCGATGAACGAGGTGGTACTGGACTTCTTCGACCGCCTCAAGTCCACCAGCCGCGGCTACGCTTCGCTGGACTATCATTTCGATCGCTACCAGTCGGCCAACCTGGTCAAGCTGGACGTGCTGATCAACGGCGACAAGGTCGATGCCCTGGCATTGATCGTGCACCGCGACAACGCGGCCTACAAAGGCCGTGCGTTGACCGAGAAGATGAAGGAACTGATTCCTCGGCAGATGTTCGATGTGGCGATCCAGGCAGCCATTGGCGGCCAGATCATCGCGCGTACAACCGTCAAGGCGCTCAGAAAGAACGTACTGGCCAAGTGCTACGGCGGTGACGTCAGCCGTAAGAAGAAGTTGCTGGAAAAGCAGAAGGCCGGTAAGAAACGCATGAAACAGGTGGGCAACGTGGAAATTCCACAAGAAGCCTTCCTCGCCGTGCTCAGGTTGGATAGCTAG
- the lepB gene encoding signal peptidase I, with protein MSLNFPLLLVIAVAVCGLLGLIDLLFLAPRRRAAVANYQGSVTQPEMAVVERLNKEPLLVEYGKSFFPVLFIVLVLRSFLVEPFQIPSGSMKPTLEVGDFILVNKFSYGIRLPVIDKKVIEVGDPQRGDVMVFRYPSDPNVNYIKRVVGLPGDQIRYTSDKRLYVNGQAVAEQLVGAEPGTLGSAELYKEKLGEAEHLIRKEMTRYRMPPDQQWTVPAGHYFMMGDNRDNSNDSRYWDDPNIPQALHGMVPDRNIVGKAFAVWMSWPEPKLSHFPNLSRVGLIH; from the coding sequence ATGTCGCTAAATTTCCCGCTGTTGCTAGTCATCGCCGTTGCCGTCTGCGGTCTGTTGGGCTTGATCGACCTGCTGTTCCTGGCCCCGCGCCGGCGGGCGGCGGTCGCCAACTACCAGGGCAGCGTCACCCAGCCAGAAATGGCCGTGGTCGAGCGCTTGAACAAGGAGCCGTTGCTGGTCGAGTACGGCAAGTCGTTCTTCCCGGTGCTGTTCATCGTGCTGGTGTTGCGGTCGTTCCTGGTGGAACCGTTCCAGATCCCTTCGGGGTCGATGAAACCGACCCTGGAAGTGGGCGATTTCATTCTGGTCAACAAGTTCTCGTACGGCATTCGCTTGCCGGTGATCGACAAGAAGGTCATCGAGGTGGGTGACCCGCAACGCGGCGACGTGATGGTCTTTCGCTATCCCAGCGACCCCAACGTCAACTACATCAAGCGTGTAGTCGGCCTGCCGGGTGACCAGATCCGCTATACCAGTGACAAGCGGTTGTACGTCAACGGCCAGGCGGTCGCCGAGCAGCTGGTCGGCGCCGAGCCGGGCACCTTGGGCAGCGCCGAGCTGTACAAGGAGAAGCTGGGCGAGGCCGAGCACCTGATCCGCAAGGAAATGACCCGTTATCGCATGCCGCCGGACCAGCAATGGACCGTGCCGGCCGGCCACTACTTCATGATGGGCGACAACCGCGACAACTCCAACGACAGCCGCTATTGGGACGATCCGAATATCCCCCAGGCGCTGCATGGCATGGTTCCGGACCGCAACATCGTCGGCAAGGCCTTCGCGGTTTGGATGAGTTGGCCAGAGCCCAAGCTCAGCCACTTCCCCAACCTGTCACGGGTCGGTCTGATCCATTGA
- the era gene encoding GTPase Era yields the protein MTDSNPTRCGYVAIVGRPNVGKSTLLNHILGQKLAITSRKPQTTRHNMLGIKTEGDVQAIYVDTPGMHKANDKALNRYMNRNASAALKDVDVVIFVVDRTRWTDEDQLVLERVQYVTGPLIIAVNKTDRMEEKAELIPHLQWLQEQLPNAEVMPISAQQGHNLEALEAQIAKHLPENDHFFPEDQITDRSSRFLAAELVREKIMRQLGAELPYQITVEIEEFKQQGHVLHIHALILVERDGQKKIIIGDKGERIKRIGSEARKDMEVLFDSKVMLNLWVKVKGGWSDDERALRSLGYGDL from the coding sequence ATGACTGATAGCAATCCGACCCGCTGCGGCTACGTGGCCATCGTCGGCCGCCCCAACGTGGGCAAGTCGACGCTGCTCAACCATATCCTCGGCCAGAAGCTGGCGATCACCTCGCGCAAGCCGCAGACCACCCGCCACAACATGCTCGGCATCAAGACCGAGGGTGACGTGCAGGCGATCTATGTCGATACCCCCGGCATGCACAAGGCCAACGACAAAGCCCTGAACCGCTACATGAACCGTAACGCTTCGGCGGCCCTGAAGGACGTCGACGTGGTGATCTTCGTGGTTGATCGGACCCGCTGGACGGACGAGGACCAACTGGTGCTCGAGCGGGTTCAGTACGTGACCGGTCCGCTCATCATCGCGGTCAACAAGACTGATCGCATGGAAGAAAAAGCCGAATTGATCCCGCACCTGCAGTGGCTGCAAGAGCAACTGCCGAACGCTGAAGTGATGCCGATTTCCGCGCAGCAGGGGCACAATCTCGAGGCACTCGAGGCGCAGATCGCCAAACACCTGCCAGAAAACGATCACTTCTTCCCGGAAGACCAGATCACTGACCGCAGCAGCCGCTTCCTCGCCGCCGAACTGGTACGCGAGAAGATCATGCGCCAGCTGGGTGCCGAGCTTCCGTACCAGATCACCGTGGAAATCGAAGAGTTCAAGCAGCAGGGCCATGTGCTGCACATTCATGCGCTGATCTTGGTCGAGCGGGACGGGCAGAAGAAGATCATCATCGGTGACAAGGGCGAGCGCATCAAGCGCATCGGTTCCGAGGCGCGCAAGGACATGGAAGTGCTGTTCGACTCCAAGGTCATGCTCAACCTGTGGGTCAAGGTCAAAGGTGGCTGGTCGGACGACGAGCGAGCCCTGCGTTCGCTGGGCTACGGCGACCTGTAG
- a CDS encoding sigma-E factor negative regulatory protein, with amino-acid sequence MSREALQESLSAVMDNEADELELRRVLNAADDAETRATWSRYQVARAAMHKELLLPKLDIASAVSAALADEAVPAKAKQGPWRSIGRLAVAASVTVAVLAGVRMYNQDEITGAELASQQPAQQGLSMPQSQGPAVLAGYSESSEQPTGPMANGVLQNQAGWDQRLPGYLRQHAQESALKGTETALPYARAASLENR; translated from the coding sequence ATGAGTCGTGAAGCTTTGCAGGAATCGCTGTCCGCGGTAATGGATAACGAAGCGGACGAACTGGAATTGCGTCGGGTGCTCAATGCAGCCGACGATGCCGAAACCCGTGCCACCTGGTCGCGTTACCAGGTCGCTCGCGCAGCCATGCACAAGGAACTGCTGCTGCCTAAACTGGATATCGCCTCGGCAGTATCCGCTGCACTGGCCGATGAGGCCGTGCCGGCCAAGGCCAAGCAGGGCCCGTGGCGCAGCATTGGCCGCCTGGCCGTTGCCGCCTCGGTGACCGTTGCGGTGCTGGCGGGTGTGCGCATGTACAACCAGGACGAAATCACCGGTGCCGAGCTGGCTTCCCAGCAGCCTGCCCAACAAGGCCTGAGCATGCCACAAAGCCAAGGCCCAGCCGTATTGGCAGGCTATAGTGAGAGCAGTGAGCAACCGACCGGGCCGATGGCCAACGGCGTGCTGCAGAACCAGGCCGGCTGGGATCAACGCCTGCCAGGCTACCTGCGCCAACACGCCCAGGAATCCGCGCTCAAGGGCACCGAAACCGCTCTGCCCTACGCACGCGCCGCCAGCCTGGAAAACCGTTAA
- a CDS encoding DegQ family serine endoprotease encodes MFAAVLMLGQVLTAQADEALPDFTTLVEQASPAVVNISTKQKLPDRLAGGQMPDLEGLPPMFREFFERNIPQQPRSPRGDRQREAQSLGSGFIISSDGYVLTNNHVVADADEIIVRLSDRSELQAKLVGTDPRTDVALLKVDGKNLPTVKLGDSEKLKVGEWVLAIGSPFGFDHSVTKGIVSAKGRTLPNDTYVPFIQTDVAINPGNSGGPLFNMKGEVVGINSQIFTRSGGFMGLSFAIPIDVALDVSNQLKKDGKVSRGWLGVVIQEVNKDLAESFGLDKPAGALVAQVLEGGPAAKGGLQVGDVILSMNGQPIVMSADLPHLVGSLKDGDKAKLEIIRNGKRQNLDVAVGALPDDDADIASGAQSGAERSSNRLGVSVTDLTDDQKKSLELKGGVVIKEVQEGPAALIGLRPGDVISHLNNQAIASAKQFTEIAKELPKNRSVSMRVLRQGRASFITFKLAE; translated from the coding sequence ATGTTCGCCGCCGTGCTCATGCTCGGTCAGGTGCTCACTGCCCAGGCCGACGAAGCCCTGCCGGACTTCACCACCCTGGTCGAGCAGGCCTCGCCGGCCGTGGTCAACATCAGTACCAAGCAAAAGCTGCCAGACCGCCTCGCCGGCGGGCAGATGCCTGACCTCGAAGGCCTGCCGCCGATGTTCCGCGAGTTCTTCGAGCGCAACATTCCGCAGCAGCCCCGCTCGCCGCGTGGCGATCGCCAGCGTGAAGCCCAGTCGCTGGGCTCGGGCTTCATCATCTCCAGCGATGGCTATGTGCTGACCAACAATCACGTCGTGGCCGATGCCGACGAGATCATCGTCCGCCTGTCGGACCGCAGCGAGCTGCAGGCCAAGCTGGTCGGCACCGATCCGCGCACCGACGTGGCCCTGCTCAAGGTCGATGGCAAGAATCTGCCGACCGTGAAGCTCGGCGATTCGGAAAAACTTAAGGTCGGTGAATGGGTGCTGGCCATCGGTTCGCCGTTTGGCTTCGACCATTCGGTGACCAAAGGTATCGTCAGTGCCAAGGGCCGTACCTTGCCCAACGACACCTACGTGCCGTTCATCCAGACCGACGTGGCGATCAACCCGGGTAACTCCGGTGGCCCGCTGTTCAACATGAAGGGCGAGGTCGTGGGGATCAACTCGCAGATCTTCACCCGTTCCGGCGGCTTCATGGGCCTGTCGTTTGCCATCCCGATCGACGTGGCGCTGGACGTTTCCAACCAGTTGAAAAAGGACGGCAAGGTCAGCCGTGGCTGGCTGGGCGTGGTGATCCAGGAGGTCAACAAGGACCTGGCTGAATCGTTCGGCCTCGACAAGCCTGCTGGCGCACTGGTCGCCCAGGTGCTCGAAGGTGGCCCGGCAGCCAAGGGTGGCCTGCAGGTGGGTGATGTGATCCTGAGCATGAACGGCCAGCCGATCGTCATGTCCGCCGACCTCCCGCACCTGGTGGGCAGCCTCAAGGACGGCGACAAGGCCAAGCTCGAGATCATCCGCAATGGCAAGCGCCAGAATCTGGACGTCGCCGTTGGCGCACTGCCGGACGACGACGCCGATATCGCTTCTGGTGCCCAGAGTGGCGCAGAGCGTAGCAGCAACCGTCTGGGTGTTTCGGTGACCGACCTGACCGACGACCAGAAGAAATCGCTCGAGCTCAAGGGTGGTGTGGTCATCAAGGAGGTCCAGGAAGGCCCTGCGGCATTGATCGGCCTGCGTCCGGGTGATGTCATCAGCCACCTGAACAACCAGGCGATCGCCTCGGCCAAGCAGTTCACCGAGATCGCCAAGGAGCTGCCGAAGAACCGTTCGGTGTCCATGCGTGTCCTGCGTCAGGGCCGTGCAAGCTTCATCACCTTCAAACTGGCTGAATAA
- the rnc gene encoding ribonuclease III, giving the protein MSASLARLERKLGYTFKNQEQMLLALTHRSYAGRNNERLEFLGDAILNFVAGEALFERFPQAREGQLSRLRARLVKGETLARLARGFDLGEYLRLGSGELKSGGFRRESILADALEALIGAIYLDADMQTARERILDWLANEFDGLTLVDTNKDPKTRLQEFLQSRGCDLPRYEVVDIQGEPHCRTFFVECEVVLLNNKSRGQGVSRRIAEQVAAAAALIALGVENGND; this is encoded by the coding sequence ATGAGTGCTTCCCTTGCCCGTCTTGAGCGCAAGCTCGGTTACACCTTCAAGAACCAGGAGCAGATGCTCCTGGCCCTGACTCATCGCAGCTATGCCGGGCGCAACAATGAGCGCCTGGAATTCCTCGGTGATGCCATTCTCAACTTCGTGGCCGGCGAAGCGCTGTTCGAGCGTTTCCCGCAGGCCCGCGAAGGCCAGTTGTCGCGCCTGCGTGCCCGCCTGGTCAAGGGCGAGACCCTGGCCCGCCTGGCGCGTGGCTTCGACCTTGGCGAATACCTACGCCTGGGCTCGGGCGAGCTCAAGAGCGGCGGTTTCCGCCGTGAGTCGATCCTTGCCGACGCTCTCGAGGCGCTAATCGGCGCCATTTACCTGGATGCCGACATGCAGACCGCTCGCGAGCGCATCCTCGACTGGCTGGCCAATGAGTTCGACGGCCTGACCCTGGTCGACACCAACAAGGACCCGAAGACGCGCCTGCAGGAGTTCCTGCAATCGCGCGGCTGCGACCTGCCACGCTACGAGGTGGTGGACATCCAGGGCGAACCGCATTGCCGTACCTTCTTCGTCGAATGCGAAGTGGTGCTGCTGAACAACAAGAGCCGTGGCCAGGGCGTCAGCCGGCGTATCGCCGAGCAGGTCGCCGCTGCCGCCGCATTGATCGCCCTGGGCGTGGAGAATGGCAATGACTGA
- a CDS encoding succinate dehydrogenase assembly factor 2: MVEQTELNRLFWHSRRGMLELDVLLVPFTQEVYPSLSEADRELYIRLLACEDQDMFGWFMERTESEDPELQRMVRIILDRVQPK, translated from the coding sequence ATGGTCGAACAAACTGAACTCAACCGGCTTTTCTGGCACAGCCGCCGCGGCATGCTGGAGCTGGACGTGCTGCTGGTGCCTTTCACCCAGGAGGTCTACCCGAGCCTGAGCGAAGCGGACCGTGAACTGTACATTCGGCTGCTGGCCTGCGAAGACCAGGACATGTTCGGCTGGTTCATGGAGCGCACCGAGTCCGAAGACCCGGAGCTGCAGCGCATGGTCCGCATCATCCTGGATCGTGTCCAGCCCAAGTGA